The following proteins come from a genomic window of Paenibacillus sp. CAA11:
- the pgmB gene encoding beta-phosphoglucomutase, which yields MSEIKTCLFDLDGVLVDTAKYHYLAWKRLAAELGFEFTEAHNERLKGVSRAASLDILLEVGGLMLEPQVKQELAERKNRWYVESISRMDASEILPGALEFLKACKQHGLKVALGSASKNAMLILNNTGLTPYFDAIIDGTKTSAAKPDPEVFLLGAEAVGVQPEHCVVFEDAEAGIEAASRAGMRSVGIGSPATLGRANTVVPSLAEFTVERLLAEV from the coding sequence ATGTCTGAAATCAAAACTTGTCTATTCGATTTGGACGGTGTGCTTGTCGATACCGCAAAATATCACTATCTCGCCTGGAAGCGGCTCGCTGCCGAGCTTGGCTTCGAATTCACCGAGGCGCATAACGAGCGTCTGAAGGGCGTCAGCCGGGCAGCATCGCTCGATATTCTGCTTGAGGTCGGCGGCCTTATGCTGGAGCCGCAGGTGAAGCAGGAGCTGGCCGAGCGCAAGAACCGCTGGTATGTCGAGTCCATCTCGCGCATGGATGCCTCGGAAATTCTGCCTGGAGCACTGGAATTTCTCAAGGCCTGCAAACAGCATGGGCTCAAAGTAGCCCTCGGCTCCGCGAGCAAGAATGCGATGCTGATTCTAAATAATACCGGGCTTACGCCTTATTTTGACGCCATTATTGATGGAACCAAGACGAGTGCTGCCAAGCCCGATCCTGAGGTGTTCCTGCTTGGTGCGGAGGCAGTCGGCGTTCAGCCGGAGCACTGTGTCGTCTTCGAGGATGCCGAAGCGGGCATTGAAGCTGCCAGCCGCGCCGGTATGCGCAGTGTCGGTATCGGCTCGCCTGCCACGCTCGGCCGGGCCAACACCGTTGTCCCTTCCCTCGCGGAATTTACCGTAGAGCGGCTGCTGGCCGAGGTATAA
- a CDS encoding LacI family DNA-binding transcriptional regulator — protein MAVTIKDVAKKAGVSPSTVSRVLSNHPRISVETSRKVKAIMEQLGYHPNIMAKSLVSKTTNSICVLLPKPAEELFSNLFYMDLIRGIVTQANRSGYDVLLSSGASEKEELEALTRLLRGRRVDGAILLYSRKDDPVIDFLHSNNYPFTLVGRSDSYDDIMTVDNDNVQAAYDATKHLISMGHERIGFVSGPPNLVVSKDRMEGYRKALSDAGLETRQEWIVEGEFLQESGYRAMSFIMSLPHRPTALVVVDDMVSLGVLRGLHELKFKVPEDICLVSFNNIPIAELSTPPISSIDIGIYHLGYTASQVLIQSIQQEDSKQSLPTRHIIPHRLMVRESSMFAVQKK, from the coding sequence ATGGCTGTTACTATCAAGGATGTCGCCAAGAAGGCCGGAGTATCGCCCTCCACCGTGTCCAGGGTACTGTCCAATCATCCCAGAATCAGTGTCGAAACCTCAAGAAAAGTCAAGGCAATCATGGAGCAGCTCGGTTATCATCCCAATATCATGGCGAAGAGCCTGGTATCAAAGACAACCAACAGCATCTGTGTACTCCTGCCGAAGCCGGCAGAAGAACTGTTCTCCAACCTGTTCTATATGGATTTGATTCGAGGAATTGTTACACAGGCCAACCGTTCAGGCTACGATGTGCTGCTAAGCTCTGGAGCAAGCGAGAAGGAAGAGCTTGAAGCTCTGACCCGGCTCCTGCGCGGCAGACGAGTGGACGGGGCTATTCTGCTGTATTCCCGGAAGGATGATCCCGTGATCGACTTCCTGCACAGCAATAACTATCCGTTCACCCTCGTGGGCCGCAGCGATAGCTATGATGATATTATGACAGTGGATAACGATAACGTGCAGGCCGCCTATGACGCCACCAAGCACCTCATCTCCATGGGACATGAGCGCATTGGTTTCGTGAGCGGTCCGCCGAATCTTGTTGTCTCCAAAGACCGGATGGAAGGCTACCGCAAAGCGCTGAGTGACGCCGGACTTGAGACCCGCCAAGAGTGGATTGTAGAAGGTGAGTTCCTTCAGGAGAGCGGCTACCGGGCAATGTCTTTCATCATGAGTCTGCCGCATCGTCCAACAGCGCTGGTCGTGGTCGACGACATGGTGTCGCTGGGCGTACTGCGCGGGCTGCATGAGCTGAAGTTCAAGGTTCCGGAAGACATTTGTCTTGTGAGCTTTAACAATATTCCGATCGCGGAGCTGTCTACGCCGCCGATTAGCAGTATTGATATCGGAATCTACCATCTGGGTTATACCGCTTCTCAAGTACTGATTCAGAGCATTCAGCAGGAAGACAGCAAGCAGTCTCTGCCGACAAGACATATCATTCCCCACCGCTTGATGGTTCGGGAATCGTCCATGTTCGCCGTGCAGAAGAAGTGA
- a CDS encoding glycoside hydrolase family 65 protein yields the protein MKQYLKIDEWSIIEDSFDPSTQEISESVFSIGNGFMGQRANFEEAYSGRSLQGSYMAGVYYPDKTRVGWWKNGYPEYFAKVLNSTNWIGIDVEIEGVQLDLAACQVTDFRRELNMREGWLSRSFTAELEGGKQVRVEAIRFVSVKRHEVGAIRYSVTPLNFSGRIKFTPYLDGDVQNKDSNYEEKFWNEVAKEANPECAYLTLKTKKLDFHVTSVMSYEAAKHGEKLEIDPRPLEKEKYVGSQFTVEAGQNEQITIYKYVANVTSRNYGLGQLVDAGKAALQGALEAGFQVLLQEQRDAWAEKWKESDIIIEGDVSAQQAIRFNIFQLNQTYSGEDDRLNIGPKGFTGEKYGGSTYWDTEAYCVPFYLSTADASIARNLLIYRYKHLEKAKENARKLGFTKGALYPMVTMNGEECHNEWEITFEEIHRNGAIAYAIYNYVNYTGDKSYLGQYGLEVLVEISRFWEQRVNYSASKDKYVMLGVTGPNEYENNVNNNWYTNRIASWTLEYTLEVLDYLEKNEPARYEELVETLQLQDEERSIWKDIIANMYYPVDEERGIFLQQDGFLDKEIIPVKELPPENLPLNQNWSWDRILRSCYIKQADVLQGLYFLGDRYDLETKKRNFDFYEPITVHESSLSPCLHSILACELGYREKAYEMYLRTARLDLDNYNNDTEDGCHTTSMAGTWMSVIQGFGGLRVQNDELVLKPFIPGHWTSFSFKVMFRGARLKVNVSDQEITVVNETETPAAIRIYDRNYTVSGFGQIQAESRAVNA from the coding sequence GTGAAGCAATATTTGAAAATTGACGAATGGTCCATTATCGAAGATTCATTTGATCCTTCTACTCAAGAGATTTCCGAGAGCGTTTTCAGCATTGGCAACGGCTTTATGGGCCAGCGTGCCAACTTTGAAGAAGCCTACAGCGGCCGTTCCCTTCAGGGCAGCTATATGGCTGGTGTCTACTATCCGGATAAAACCCGGGTCGGCTGGTGGAAAAACGGCTATCCGGAGTATTTTGCCAAGGTCCTGAACTCCACCAACTGGATCGGCATCGATGTCGAAATTGAAGGCGTTCAGCTGGATCTGGCGGCTTGTCAGGTTACGGATTTCCGCCGCGAGCTGAACATGAGAGAAGGCTGGCTCTCCCGCAGCTTTACGGCAGAGCTCGAAGGCGGCAAGCAGGTTCGCGTAGAAGCCATCCGCTTCGTCAGCGTCAAGCGCCATGAGGTTGGAGCGATCCGCTATTCGGTCACGCCGCTGAACTTCTCCGGCCGCATCAAGTTCACCCCTTATCTGGATGGAGACGTTCAGAACAAGGACTCCAACTACGAGGAGAAATTCTGGAACGAAGTGGCCAAGGAAGCGAATCCAGAATGCGCCTATTTGACGCTGAAGACGAAGAAGCTGGATTTTCACGTAACCTCCGTGATGTCCTACGAAGCCGCCAAGCATGGAGAGAAGCTTGAGATTGACCCAAGACCCCTGGAGAAGGAGAAATACGTCGGCAGCCAGTTCACCGTGGAAGCGGGCCAGAATGAGCAGATCACCATTTACAAGTATGTAGCTAATGTAACCTCCCGCAACTACGGGCTTGGACAGCTTGTAGACGCCGGAAAAGCGGCCCTTCAGGGAGCGCTGGAAGCTGGGTTCCAGGTTCTGCTGCAGGAGCAGCGCGATGCCTGGGCCGAGAAGTGGAAGGAAAGCGACATTATTATCGAAGGAGACGTTTCGGCGCAGCAGGCGATTCGCTTTAATATTTTCCAATTGAATCAGACCTATAGCGGTGAAGACGATCGCTTGAATATCGGGCCGAAGGGCTTCACTGGCGAAAAATACGGCGGCAGCACCTATTGGGATACGGAAGCCTACTGTGTGCCTTTCTATCTGAGCACGGCGGATGCCAGCATCGCCCGCAATCTGCTGATCTACCGTTACAAGCATCTGGAGAAGGCGAAGGAGAACGCGCGCAAGCTCGGCTTCACCAAAGGCGCCCTGTACCCGATGGTTACCATGAACGGCGAGGAATGCCACAACGAATGGGAGATCACCTTCGAGGAGATTCACCGCAACGGGGCGATCGCCTATGCCATTTACAATTATGTCAATTACACCGGAGACAAGAGCTACTTAGGGCAATACGGCCTTGAAGTCCTGGTGGAGATCTCCCGGTTCTGGGAGCAGCGCGTGAACTATTCCGCCTCCAAGGACAAATACGTCATGCTCGGCGTGACCGGGCCGAATGAGTACGAGAACAACGTTAACAACAACTGGTACACGAACCGGATCGCGTCCTGGACGCTGGAATATACGCTGGAGGTGCTGGACTACCTGGAGAAGAACGAGCCTGCCCGGTATGAGGAACTGGTAGAGACGCTGCAGCTGCAGGACGAGGAACGCAGCATCTGGAAGGACATTATTGCGAACATGTACTATCCGGTCGATGAAGAGCGTGGCATCTTCCTGCAGCAGGACGGCTTCCTCGACAAAGAGATCATCCCGGTCAAGGAGCTTCCGCCAGAGAACCTGCCGCTGAACCAGAACTGGTCCTGGGACCGTATCCTGCGCTCCTGCTACATCAAGCAGGCGGACGTCCTGCAGGGACTGTACTTCCTGGGCGACCGGTATGACCTGGAGACCAAGAAGCGCAACTTCGATTTCTATGAACCGATTACCGTGCACGAGTCCTCTCTCTCCCCTTGCCTGCACTCCATTCTCGCCTGCGAGCTTGGCTATCGGGAGAAGGCCTATGAGATGTACCTGCGCACCGCGCGGCTTGATCTCGACAACTATAACAACGACACCGAGGACGGCTGCCATACCACCAGCATGGCCGGCACCTGGATGTCTGTAATCCAAGGCTTTGGCGGGCTGCGTGTCCAGAACGATGAGCTGGTGCTGAAGCCATTCATTCCGGGCCACTGGACCTCCTTCTCCTTCAAGGTGATGTTCCGCGGCGCCCGCCTGAAAGTCAATGTATCGGACCAGGAGATTACCGTGGTCAACGAGACTGAGACCCCAGCAGCGATCCGCATCTATGACCGGAATTATACGGTGAGCGGCTTCGGACAAATCCAGGCCGAGAGCCGTGCGGTGAACGCGTAA